The Alteripontixanthobacter sp. genome has a window encoding:
- a CDS encoding 2-oxoglutarate and iron-dependent oxygenase domain-containing protein — protein MSDIASVSLARPLVDVADALGESFAEYGFAVIRDHGIPADLIARAEELAKAFFALPEETKRAYHIPGSGGARGYTPFGTEKAKDAEVHDLKEFWHVGRSLQPGDPLEEFMAPNVWPAEIGDFRNTFETLYAAFDEAGRRVLSAIAIHLGLAPDFFDASVSDGNSVMRLLRYPPLPDDAPDGAIRAAAHGDINTITLLLGAEEAGLELLTRQGEWLAIDPPPGALVVNIGDMLERQTNGRLRSTTHRVVNPWGEAARRARYSMPFFLHFRPDFTITTIPSCIDPESPEDHPDPISSHDFLMQRLREINLA, from the coding sequence ATGTCCGATATCGCATCCGTTTCGCTCGCCCGCCCGCTGGTAGACGTCGCCGACGCGCTGGGCGAAAGTTTCGCCGAATATGGCTTCGCCGTCATCCGCGATCACGGCATTCCTGCCGATCTGATCGCGCGTGCAGAGGAGCTGGCCAAGGCATTCTTCGCGCTGCCTGAAGAGACGAAGCGCGCCTATCACATCCCCGGCAGCGGCGGTGCGCGCGGCTATACGCCGTTCGGCACGGAAAAGGCCAAGGATGCAGAGGTCCACGATCTGAAGGAATTCTGGCATGTCGGGCGCAGCCTGCAGCCGGGCGACCCGCTGGAAGAATTCATGGCCCCCAATGTGTGGCCCGCCGAAATCGGCGATTTTCGCAACACTTTCGAAACGCTGTACGCCGCGTTTGACGAGGCAGGGCGGCGGGTGCTGTCCGCCATCGCCATCCATCTCGGCCTTGCGCCGGACTTCTTCGATGCCAGCGTAAGCGACGGAAATTCGGTGATGCGCCTGCTGCGCTATCCCCCGCTGCCGGACGATGCGCCCGATGGCGCGATCCGCGCGGCGGCCCATGGCGATATCAATACCATCACCCTGCTGCTGGGCGCGGAGGAAGCCGGGCTGGAATTGCTGACACGGCAGGGCGAATGGCTCGCCATCGATCCCCCGCCGGGCGCGCTGGTCGTGAATATCGGCGATATGCTGGAAAGGCAGACCAACGGCAGATTGCGCTCCACGACCCACCGGGTGGTGAATCCCTGGGGCGAAGCCGCCCGGCGGGCGCGCTATTCCATGCCGTTCTTCCTGCACTTCCGGCCCGACTTCACGATCACCACAATTCCATCGTGCATCGACCCCGAATCACCCGAAGATCACCCGGACCCGATTTCGAGCCACGATTTCCTGATGCAGCGCCTGCGAGAGATAAATCTGGCTTGA
- a CDS encoding nucleoside transporter C-terminal domain-containing protein: protein MPPFVMSLIGIAAILAIAFLLSVGKSRIRLRVVGAAFALQALMAFLVLATSGGRRVIQAMSDGVAALLSYADAGTAFLFGADNPLANTFALGALPVIVFFASLVSILYYLGIMQRIVRWVGGAIGWLTGISKVESLGAAANIFVGQSESPLVVRPYLAGLSPSRLFTLMSVGMAGVAGTILAAYAGLLGSEYLPFLLAAAFMSAPGGILMAKIIMPDEAEPSAAADPSGDIALPRGRISSEGPAAMVEGGKAHEVEVAETFEEGTQPANVIEAAAQGAQTGVKLAVAVGAMVLAFVALVALANGLLGAVGGIFGYGDLTFQQIIGYVFRPVMFLIGIPWAEAQVAGGLFGTKIVLNEFVAFIELGAIDGLTDRSRAIITFALCGFANFSSIAIQMAVTGGLAPNQRPVIARLGLRALAAGSLANLMSAALAGLFLPY from the coding sequence ATGCCGCCATTTGTCATGAGCCTGATCGGCATCGCCGCGATCCTGGCAATCGCGTTCCTGCTGTCGGTCGGCAAGAGCCGCATCCGCCTGCGCGTCGTGGGTGCGGCCTTCGCATTGCAGGCGCTGATGGCATTCCTGGTACTGGCGACCAGCGGCGGGCGCCGCGTGATCCAGGCCATGTCGGACGGGGTCGCGGCGCTGCTATCCTATGCCGATGCGGGCACGGCCTTCCTGTTCGGAGCGGACAATCCGCTCGCCAACACTTTTGCGTTGGGCGCTCTACCGGTGATCGTGTTCTTCGCCTCGCTCGTGTCGATCCTGTATTATCTGGGGATCATGCAGCGGATCGTGCGCTGGGTCGGCGGGGCGATCGGCTGGCTGACCGGCATCAGCAAGGTGGAATCGCTGGGCGCTGCGGCCAATATTTTTGTCGGTCAATCCGAAAGCCCGTTGGTCGTGCGCCCTTATCTCGCCGGGCTCAGCCCTTCGCGCCTGTTCACGCTCATGAGCGTCGGCATGGCGGGTGTCGCGGGGACTATCCTGGCCGCCTATGCCGGGCTGCTGGGCAGCGAATATCTGCCCTTCCTGCTGGCCGCCGCATTCATGTCCGCCCCCGGCGGTATTTTGATGGCCAAGATCATCATGCCCGACGAGGCCGAGCCCTCGGCAGCTGCCGACCCTTCGGGCGATATCGCGCTGCCTCGCGGCCGGATCAGTTCCGAAGGCCCCGCCGCCATGGTCGAAGGCGGGAAGGCGCATGAAGTCGAAGTGGCCGAAACATTCGAGGAAGGCACCCAGCCTGCCAATGTGATCGAGGCCGCCGCCCAGGGCGCACAGACCGGCGTGAAGCTGGCGGTTGCAGTCGGTGCGATGGTGCTGGCTTTCGTGGCGCTGGTGGCGCTTGCCAACGGCCTGCTGGGCGCAGTGGGCGGAATATTCGGTTATGGCGATCTGACCTTCCAGCAGATCATCGGCTATGTCTTCAGGCCGGTCATGTTCCTGATCGGCATTCCCTGGGCGGAAGCGCAGGTGGCAGGCGGTCTGTTCGGCACCAAGATCGTGCTCAACGAATTCGTCGCCTTTATCGAACTGGGGGCGATTGACGGGCTGACCGATCGCAGCCGCGCGATCATAACCTTCGCGCTGTGCGGCTTCGCTAATTTCAGTTCCATCGCGATCCAGATGGCGGTGACCGGCGGCCTCGCCCCGAACCAGCGTCCGGTCATCGCACGGCTCGGCTTACGGGCGCTGGCAGCGGGCAGTCTTGCAAATTTGATGTCCGCGGCTCTGGCGGGACTGTTCCTGCCCTACTAG